From Nicotiana tabacum cultivar K326 chromosome 15, ASM71507v2, whole genome shotgun sequence, the proteins below share one genomic window:
- the LOC107761638 gene encoding LOW QUALITY PROTEIN: beta-glucosidase 12 (The sequence of the model RefSeq protein was modified relative to this genomic sequence to represent the inferred CDS: deleted 2 bases in 1 codon), with amino-acid sequence MAIKGSLVIAAELAFLCTFAIFANCIASTSINRNSFPDGFLIGASSSAYQYEGAAYEDGKGPSIWDTFTHKFPGKISEGSNGDVGDNFYHMYKDDVKLMKFVGLDAFRFSISWSRILPRGKLSGGVNKEGIAFYNNLINELLSNGIQPFVTIYHWDLPQTLEDEYSGFLSPLVVNDFVDFAELCFKEFGDRVKHWITMNEPYNFENPACANGNSATEPYVVAHHLLLCHATTVSLYKEKYQESQMGEIGITLVSQWLVPYSNSELDVKAAQRYIDFMYGWFMDPLVYGNYPSIMRTIVGERLPNFTAEQAKMMKGSFDFIGLNYYTSNYAAHLPATNNFNVSSATDPHVHVTGERDGVPIGDPTAVSFFFGYPKGLRDLLVYTKEKYNDPPIYITETGMADRKIAMKDAIKDRQRVNFYRGHLLAVQEAIELGVKINGFFAWSFLDTFEWTDGYKLRFGMCYVDYTDGLKRYPKYSALWFRKHFHKESFKLHYPRRMSSWIPRILRSYM; translated from the exons ATGGCAATAAAAGGATCTTTAGTAATTGCAGCAGAGTTAGCTTTTCTCTGCACATTTGCAATATTTGCCAATTGCATCGCCTCTACTTCGATAAATCGCAATAGCTTTCCCGATGGTTTTTTGATTGGTGCATCATCTTCTGCCTATCAA TATGAAGGTGCAGCATATGAAGATGGTAAAGGACCTAGTATATGGGATACTTTCACTCACAAATTTCCAG GAAAAATATCAGAGGGAAGTAACGGGGATGTAGGAGATAACTTTTATCATATGTATAAG GATGATGTTAAGCTCATGAAGTTTGTGGGGTTGGATGCTTTCAGATTTTCAATCTCATGGTCAAGAATATTGCCTC GCGGCAAGTTAAGTGGAGGAGTCAACAAGGAAGGCATTGCATTTTATAACAATCTCATCAATGAGCTTCTATCTAATG GTATACAACCATTTGTGACTATATATCATTGGGATCTTCCGCAAACACTAGAAGATGAGTATAGCGGCTTTTTGAGCCCCCTCGTTGT GAATGATTTTGTGGACTTCGCGGAACTTTGCTTCAAAGAATTCGGAGACAGAGTGAAGCATTGGATCACTATGAATGAGCCTTATAATTTTGAGAATCCA GCTTGTGCTAACGGAAACTCCGCAACTGAGCCTTATGTTGTGGCACACCATTTGCTTCTTTGTCACGCTACCACAGTAAGTCTATACAAAGAGAAATaccaagaatctcaaatgggagAGATAGGAATAACACTTGTGTCGCAATGGTTGGTACCATACTCCAATAGTGAACTTGATGTCAAAGCAGCGCAAAGATACATTGACTTCATGTACGGATG GTTCATGGATCCATTGGTGTATGGAAATTATCCTTCAATTATGCGTACAATTGTGGGAGAAAGGCTACCGAATTTTACAGCGGAGCAAGCTAAGATGATGAAAGGGTCCTTTGACTTCATAGGACTAAATTACTACACCTCAAATTATGCAGCTCATCTCCCTGCCACAAACAATTTTAATGTCAGCAGTGCAACAGACCCTCATGTCCACGTTACAG GTGAAAGAGATGGAGTACCCATTGGGGATCCT ACTGCAGTGAGCTTTTTCTTTGGCTATCCAAAAGGACTTCGAGATCTTCTAGTATACACGAAGGAAAAGTACAATGACCCCCCGATTTATATTACAGAGACTG GAATGGCTGATCGTAAGATCGCAATGAAAGATGCCATAAAGGATCGTCAGAGAGTGAACTTTTATCGTGGGCACCTTTTGGCAGTTCAAGAAGCCATAGA GCTCGGTGTGAAGATTAATGGTTTCTTTGCTTGGTCATTTCTTGACACATTTGAATGGACTGACGGTTACAAGTTAAGATTTGGAATGTGCTATGTGGATTACACTGATGGATTAAAGAGATACCCCAAATATTCAGCTCTTTGGTTCAGAAAACACTTTCACAAGGAGTCTTTTAAACTTCACTATCCTAGGCGTATGAGCTCATGGATTCCACGCATCTTGCGTTCATACATGTGA
- the LOC142169444 gene encoding beta-glucosidase 12-like, whose protein sequence is MAIKGSLVIAAELAFLCTFAIFANCIASTSINRNSFPDGFLIGASSSAYQYEGAAYEDGKGPSIWDTFTHKFPGKISEGSNGDVGDNFYHMYKDDVKLMKFVGLDAFRFSISWSRILPRGKLSGGVNKEGIAFYNNLIDELLSNGIQPFVTIYHWDLPQTLEDEYSGFLSPLVVNDFVDFAELCFKEFGDRVKHWITMNEPYIFTNGGYDSGNSAPGRCSPWQSNACANGNSATEPYVVAHHLLLCHATTVSLYKEKYQESQMGEIGITLVSQWLVPYSNSELDVKAAQRYIDFMYGWFMDPLVYGNYPSIMRTIVGERLPNFTAEQAKMMKGSFDFIGLNYYTSNYAAHLPAANNFNVSSATDPHVHVTGERDGVPIGDPTAVSFFFDYPKGLRDLLVYTKEKYNDPPIYITETGMADRKIAMKDAIKDRQRVNFYRGHLLAVQEAIELGVKINGFFAWSFLDTFEWTDGYKLRFGMCYVDYTDGLKRYPKYSALWFRKHFHKESFKLHYPRRMSSWIPRILRSYM, encoded by the exons ATGGCAATAAAAGGATCTTTAGTAATTGCAGCAGAGTTAGCTTTTCTCTGCACATTTGCAATATTTGCCAATTGCATCGCCTCTACTTCGATAAATCGCAATAGCTTTCCCGATGGTTTTTTGATTGGTGCATCATCTTCTGCCTATCAA TATGAAGGTGCAGCATATGAAGATGGTAAAGGACCTAGTATATGGGATACTTTCACTCACAAATTTCCAg GAAAAATATCAGAGGGAAGTAACGGGGATGTAGGAGATAACTTTTATCATATGTATAAG GATGATGTTAAGCTCATGAAGTTTGTGGGGTTGGATGCTTTCAGATTTTCAATCTCATGGTCAAGAATATTGCCTC GTGGCAAGTTAAGTGGAGGAGTCAACAAGGAAGGCATTGCATTTTATAACAATCTCATCGATGAGCTTCTATCTAATG GTATACAACCATTTGTGACTATATATCATTGGGATCTTCCGCAAACACTAGAAGATGAGTATAGCGGCTTTCTGAGCCCTCTCGTTGT GAATGATTTTGTGGACTTCGCTGAACTTTGCTTCAAAGAATTCGGAGATAGAGTGAAGCATTGGATCACTATGAATGAgccttatatttttacaaatggTGGCTATGACTCAGGAAATTCTGCACCTGGTCGATGTTCCCCTTGGCAATCCAATGCTTGTGCTAACGGAAACTCCGCAACTGAGCCTTATGTTGTGGCACACCATTTGCTTCTTTGTCACGCTACCACAGTAAGTCTATACAAAGAGAAATaccaagaatctcaaatgggagAGATAGGAATAACACTTGTGTCGCAATGGTTGGTACCATACTCCAATAGTGAACTTGATGTCAAAGCAGCGCAAAGATACATTGACTTCATGTACGGATG GTTCATGGATCCATTGGTGTATGGAAATTATCCTTCAATTATGCGTACAATTGTGGGAGAAAGGCTACCGAATTTTACAGCGGAGCAAGCTAAGATGATGAAAGGGTCCTTTGACTTCATAGGACTAAATTACTACACCTCAAATTATGCAGCTCATCTCCCTGCCGCAAACAATTTTAATGTCAGCAGTGCAACAGACCCTCATGTCCACGTTACAG GTGAAAGAGATGGAGTACCCATTGGGGATCCT ACTGCAGTGAGCTTTTTCTTTGACTATCCAAAAGGACTTCGAGATCTTCTAGTGTACACGAAGGAAAAGTACAATGACCCCCCGATTTATATTACAGAGACTG GAATGGCTGATCGTAAGATCGCAATGAAAGATGCCATAAAGGATCGTCAGAGAGTGAACTTTTATCGTGGGCACCTTTTGGCAGTTCAAGAAGCCATAGA GCTCGGTGTGAAGATTAATGGTTTCTTTGCTTGGTCATTTCTTGACACATTTGAATGGACTGACGGTTACAAGTTAAGATTTGGAATGTGCTATGTGGATTACACTGATGGATTAAAGAGATACCCCAAATATTCAGCTCTTTGGTTCAGAAAACACTTTCACAAGGAGTCTTTTAAACTTCACTATCCTAGGCGTATGAGCTCATGGATTCCACGCATCTTGCGTTCATACATGTGA
- the LOC142169443 gene encoding beta-glucosidase 12-like, with the protein MAIKGSLVIAAELAFLCTFAIFANCIASTSINRNSFPDGFLIGASSSAYQYEGAAYEDGKGPSIWDTFTHKFPGKISEGSNGDVGDNFYHMYKDDVKLMKFVGLDAFRFSISWSRILPRGKLSGGVNKEGIAFYNNLINELLSNGIQPFVTIYHWDLPQTLEDEYSGFLSPLVVNDFVDFAELCFKEFGDRVKHWITMNEPYIFTNGGYDSGNSAPGRCSPWQSNACANGNSATEPYVVAHHLLLCHATTVSLYKEKYQESQMGEIGITLVSQWLVPYSNSELDVKAAQRYIDFMYGWFMDPLVYGNYPSIMRTIVGERLPNFTAEQAKMMKGSFDFIGLNYYTSNYAAHLPAANNFNVSSATDPHVHVTGERDGVPIGDPTAVSFFFDYPKGLRDLLVYTKEKYNDPPIYITETGMADRKIAMKDAIKDRQRVNFYRGHLLAVQEAIELGVKINGFFAWSFLDTFEWTDGYKLRFGMCYVDYTDGLKRYPKYSALWFRKHFHKESFKLHYPRRMSSWIPRILRSYM; encoded by the exons ATGGCAATAAAAGGATCTTTAGTAATTGCAGCAGAGTTAGCTTTTCTCTGCACATTTGCAATATTTGCCAATTGCATCGCCTCTACTTCGATAAATCGCAATAGCTTTCCCGATGGTTTTTTGATTGGTGCATCATCTTCTGCCTATCAA TATGAAGGTGCAGCATATGAAGATGGTAAAGGACCTAGTATATGGGATACTTTCACTCACAAATTTCCAG GAAAAATATCAGAGGGAAGTAACGGGGATGTAGGAGATAACTTTTATCATATGTATAAG GATGATGTTAAGCTCATGAAGTTTGTGGGGTTGGATGCTTTCAGATTTTCAATCTCATGGTCAAGAATATTGCCTC GCGGCAAGTTAAGTGGAGGAGTCAACAAGGAAGGCATTGCATTTTATAACAATCTCATCAATGAGCTTCTATCTAATG GTATACAACCATTTGTGACTATATATCATTGGGATCTTCCGCAAACACTAGAAGATGAGTATAGCGGCTTTTTGAGCCCCCTCGTTGT GAATGATTTTGTGGACTTCGCGGAACTTTGCTTCAAAGAATTCGGAGATAGAGTGAAGCATTGGATCACTATGAATGAgccttatatttttacaaatggTGGCTATGACTCAGGAAATTCTGCACCTGGTCGATGTTCCCCTTGGCAATCCAATGCTTGTGCTAACGGAAACTCCGCAACTGAGCCTTATGTTGTGGCACACCATTTGCTTCTTTGTCACGCTACCACAGTAAGTCTATACAAAGAGAAATaccaagaatctcaaatgggagAGATAGGAATAACACTTGTGTCGCAATGGTTGGTACCATACTCCAATAGTGAACTTGATGTCAAAGCAGCGCAAAGATACATTGACTTCATGTACGGATG GTTCATGGATCCATTGGTGTATGGAAATTATCCTTCAATTATGCGTACAATTGTGGGAGAAAGGCTACCGAATTTTACAGCGGAGCAAGCTAAGATGATGAAAGGGTCCTTTGACTTCATAGGACTAAATTACTACACCTCAAATTATGCAGCTCATCTCCCTGCCGCAAACAATTTTAATGTCAGCAGTGCAACAGACCCTCATGTCCACGTTACAG GTGAAAGAGATGGAGTACCCATTGGGGATCCT ACTGCAGTGAGCTTTTTCTTTGACTATCCAAAAGGACTTCGAGATCTTCTAGTGTACACGAAGGAAAAGTACAATGACCCCCCGATTTATATTACAGAGACTG GAATGGCTGATCGTAAGATCGCAATGAAAGATGCCATAAAGGATCGTCAGAGAGTGAACTTTTATCGTGGGCACCTTTTGGCAGTTCAAGAAGCCATAGA GCTCGGTGTGAAGATTAATGGTTTCTTTGCTTGGTCATTTCTTGACACATTTGAATGGACTGACGGTTACAAGTTAAGATTTGGAATGTGCTATGTGGATTACACTGATGGATTAAAGAGATACCCCAAATATTCAGCTCTTTGGTTCAGAAAACACTTTCACAAGGAGTCTTTTAAACTTCACTATCCTAGGCGTATGAGCTCATGGATTCCACGCATCTTGCGTTCATACATGTGA